The Solanum pennellii chromosome 4, SPENNV200 genomic interval ATAGAacatgtaataattttattccaaccaaatataaaataaattcatctGAAAAAGTTgataataaatagatattagGATTTGGGCCGGGCGGATCCCTTTCCATAAAAACCGTTTGGAGACACCGCGAAGCGATTCCTTTACTTTCTCTTTCTACACCAACCCagaaaaaccaaaaccaaaacaatTCTCTATAAAATTCATTGAATTTGCTATTGACTATTCTTCAACCTCTTTctcaattgatttttttctaaCAACGGGTTAGTCATCTTCTTCGTGTATGATCTCTGGTTTTGAGTTGTctgatttttttgaattatttttgggTGTCAATGGTGGGTGGTTAATATGTATCGGCATTGGTGTTGCTGCTTTGAATTTAGTGTTTTGATGGTTTGGTGAATCGTTAGCTGCTTAGGGTTTTCATTTGTTGGCGTTTTTGGATTTTTGTGGGTGTAAGTGCAAAAGGGacgtttttttttatttctgctTTCACACACGCACATACGACATGTTGAGCTCAATGTAGTTAGAGgttatttatttgttgttgggtttatcatttttttttgtttttttcttatgaGGTTTAATTTTGCAATTTGgtgtttttctaatttttggGGTTATGAACTGTTGAATTGGTTTACTTTATGCAATTATATGGATTTATATGgcttgtgatttttttaaaataaggttGACTATATTTCTTGTAGAAAGAGTTGGGCTTTTTGTTGTTTATCTTCATTTGTTGGTAGATAAGAGAATTTTGGGTTATGCTTAACATGTTGATGCCACTTGCAAGTTGAGAAGATTGGTCTGCAACTTACTATCTTTGATCCGGAGGGCATTAGTGCCTTTTTCAAAAGCTTGTAAAGGCTTATTTGATTACTTCAACTGCTATTGCACTCACATATTTCTGTTGATATGCTCGTGCAATCATCTAAGTTCATTTGTCATGGCTCCCGATTGCACCactgaaaatttattttaatctttgCAATTACCTGATCATTGTAAGAGAAAAAACAATTATGTGTCTCAGGGAATGGTTGTATGTGATCTTTCAGGAATAGATATCACTGCTGCTGCTTTTGACTTGATCAGCTTAACCAAGGATTGTTTACAAAAGAAGAATGATAAACTCAAAAAAACTACTATAAGGTTTGATGCTTTGGAAAGTAAATTTCCTGACAGTAAGTGTTTTGCCCCTGGGTGGAGGCCTGGATACAGCACTAAGTTGACCGTAATCAAGCTACAATACCAGCAAGAAGTGGCAGGAAAAAACAGTTAAGAAAGCATCTATAGATTTCAATTTCCTGCAAATTACAAGAAAGAGAAGAAGCTATTGCAGTAAGCAAGTTCGTTATTCTATTTGGCATTTGCTGTGAAATATGGTGCAAGCTGTTGAACACAACGGTGTGCTCGAGATAGCTCAAAGTGAgcacaaaaaatcaaaaacaacaaagaagGGTAAGGGAAAAGGGAGGCAGGGCAAAAATCACACTGGTCAAAACTCGCAGAGATCAAAAGGAAAAAGCTCCATTCCTACCGGCCCTATCTCCTTGAAAGTTAAATTTGGTTCACGTTGCCTGATGGATGTTGTTCCTCTTATTGATGATCACATGGACAAACAGTGTACTACTGGAAAAGAATTCAAAGAATTGCCAAATGTTGCAAGAAATTTTGATGATCGGTTGGAGGCAGGGTTGCCCAGTCTGCAGTTCTCCAGTTGCAACAGAAATTTGGATAATGTGTATGTTTCTGTATCTGAATTATGCCTATCTGGAAAGAACATCAGTCAAGAACCAGTGGACAAGCTTTTGGACTTTCACCATGAGTCACCTTCTCAGGAGGGAACATCAATTGATAACAGGTGCTCAGATTCTGGAACTTCGCCCGACTCAGAAGTTATCAACCTGGTTCCGGATAATCAAATTATTGAGGGAGAACCAGAAGAGTTGAATGATTTAATCCCGTCTAGGCCATCTGTTGCTCCTGGAGATGTTCTGAGTTTGCGTGTGTATGACAGGAGCaagaaaggaaggaaaaaaGATAGGCTCCCAAAGTTTGCCAGTTCTGGTTCAAAAGATATGCTTAGTTCAGATAGTATGAGCAATTCCCAAATATTTGGTCCACTTATGCAAGGAGATAAAGTACAAGGGTGCTCTTGTTATGCGGATACTTCTGCTTTAACAATAGGTAGAATTAGCTCAGGCAACATATCTAGCACTGAGATTATTTCAGGGGAACTGTTACCTTGTTCAGGAGTGCCAGAGTTCAATATTTCCTGTGCTGCTTCAAAGCTTGGAAGTGGCATAGAGGGTAATGTTTGTTCTAGCTTTGGCACCGAGTCACCAGAAACTGAGTTTGCTGAAAAAGTGGTATCTTGTCATGATGGACAAAATATTACCAAAAGTGAAAGATCAAATTTATCTGGCAAAGGCACACAGGTCCCGAATCAGAAGTTATCCAAAAGTAGAGAAAGTGCTTctaaaaagaagggaaacaaaGAAAAGCAAGATAATAAGCTTGAAGTGAGACATGAGAATAACCAGGTCAAGAGTTTAAGTGAGGTGAACCACCACCCAGGAACAGGTATGATTAGTTGATGAATAGGCTTCTGCTCCCCCCTTGCCCCAAAAGAAAAATCATGGAAATATTCATTTCTATGAGTTTAATGTTTGACTGACCCTCAAGCACTGTAGTATTAAATGACCATGTCAAATTAATGTCGTAGAAAACGAAGCACCATACGGGTTTGGAGAAGTTGGATCCAGAAATGAAACCTTAAGTGGAGGCATCTCAGACTTGGACATTATGCGGAGTGAGGTGAGTCAGCCTTATTTACAGCCAAGAAATGCTTGGGTGCAGTGTGATGATTGCCAGAAATGGAGGCGTATAGCCTCTGTACTTGCTgataaaattgaagaaacaaACTGCAAATGGTATGTGGTTGCTCATCCTCTAATCATGAATGCGCTTATGTTCTGCTCTTCCAATTAGTTGTCTGCCATGCTTTTTTGAAGTTTATTCCTGTCAGAATATTTTGGTTTCCCCAGTCTTTGTAAACTAATGAAGCAATTTTTTGTTGCTGAATTGTAATAGCTCATACTTGCATCCTGGAATGTGGTGTTGCTTAAGTTAGAGAGCTAATAAATGGATCTTTGACCCCTTCGCTTATTActagaaaaaaacaaagaagcTGAGGAAGTGATTCTTGTAAGTTTGAATCTGTTGGTAGTTTAATCAGCAGATTCTGTTTAGCATAACCAATATGCAGATCTTTGATGCTTATATGCTATGGGTGATTCTTTATGTGAGTGAAAAAACTAACTACTTGCTTCCTCTTCTATCTAATCCAATTAGAAAAGATGTCCCTTTCTCAATGAAGAATATGTATCTGACCACTTATCTATTAGGGCAGACTCCTCTTGAACTTTGTAAAAGAAAGAGCTGCACTCTGACTTGGAGATCCTAAGTTTGTATACCAggtaaaaaaatttgatatgagCCCATTTGCTCTAGCCTTGATGGGCATTACCCTGGCAACCTGTGCTTGTGATTGGACAGGTTACCACGGTGGATTGGTTAAGGTGCATGTAAGCTAGCCTGGACACCatttacaattaattaataataaaaaaaaataaaaaataaaaaaaggaaagagttATATTCAATAACAAACTTTAGGGACAAACGTTAGTACTTgtcttttaagatttttaacTCTTATATGCTTGATTATTAGCCTATTGCTTGCagaaaaaagatataaattttaatgCACATAGATTGTTTCCTGCGAACTGAAGTTGACATATTAACACGAATACATAGTAGATAGGTATTAGGTGTACAAGTTACTGTGTTTTTCTGGAATCTGATGGTTTTTTGCAACTAATCTGTTCTTACTGTAAGTTCTTATAGTATTTAAAGCTTCAAATGTTTGAGGTTTACTAATGGATCTGCAGACTATTGCGGTTGAGCAAATGTTATGTTGTTTGTTTGTTTCCAAGAGTTTGTTGCTTATTTATCTCATGTAACATTAAAGGACTTGTAAGGATAATTTGGATAGAGACTTGGCTGATTGCTCGATTGCAcaagaaaaatcaaattcagAAATTAATGCTGAGCTGGAAATATCAGATGCCTCTGGTGAGGAAGATGTCGTCCGTACACGCTTGAATTCAAATCGATCAGGACAGAAGAAGGCTCCTGGTATTTAGTGATTGTAGTAATGAATAGCGGTGATGTTGACTTTGAGTAGATTGTGCTAATTTGCCTGTCTTCCTTATGTGCCTGCATTACAGTTTCCCTTCAATCATCTTGGACCCTGATTAAGAGAAATTCATTCCTGCATCGTAGCCGCAAAAGTCAAACTATTGATGAGGTGAATGCTTTATCCAGTTTGCACTATTGTCTCATACATCTGGATCTATaacttgaataaaaataattggaaAATAAAGTCCCATGTTGCAGTGTTCTTAGACATGACTGGTCTTTAAATCTTAAAATTCATCAGGAAAGGGTAAATATAAAGCTTGATTTACCCATTATTCTCAAAAGATTAACCTATCAATTTTCTCTGTGGGAAGCTttccttaaaatgaattttgtatTCAGTAGAGTTGCTTCATATGCTTAGACAGTGCATCATTGTCACTGCTGGTTTccattccacaaataacaaacaTTTCCCTTTCTCCAGGTGTGGCAAGATATTTTTATGctgtaataaaaataattgttgggatttatgtttatgataatatatagtTATGTATATTACTTATTGTTAACTTGTTTGACTCATAATTTCTGTTCGCTCTGGATTCTGGGATTTTCTGGCCTTTGGAGTTGTCTATTCCTTCAGATTAGCTATCAAATGTTTCTTTCTACATTACATAATTCTATCAATCTTGTCTTTTGGCATTGTCaaagtttcttgaaaaatatttggtcaaATGTAACTGTAATCCACTTAACCTCTTCTCTACCTAGTCTATTATGAGCTCCTTCACACAATTTCTATtctgttattccttgatgttgtCTTATTTTGGGCTTTAAGCATACTTTTGGCTGGTAGAGATATTTTAGGTACATAATTTGAAAGAATATTGTCCATGTGGTATATGGTTCCGTTAAATAATTACCTGGTCTTTAAACGATGGATCCTTGTTATTGTGAGGTCAATTGTTCATACACTATATATGATGTGTCATGGTTAGTGGGTGCCACAATGTTTACTAGATTGTATTGTCTGTAGACATAACTTGTATGAACTAGTTCACTTTAAGAATATTGCATGTTGACAAGGGAGACAGACACTTCTAGGTGTCCATTCAATTATGTCATCAAAAAGCAAATTTCTCTATCATCAGTACTATCATTAAGTTTAAGGCTAAAATCCAGCATGAAAAATAGATAAGAGCAATAATTAGTTTCTATGAAAAAGCAACTTGATTGATGGAAGGGTTTAGGCTCCCAAAAGAAAAGGACAACGACCCCTGAGTTAGTTTCTTCTTAGCAACACACTTTTCTGGGTTTGACTTCCATCAAAAAGGTGGTTTATACTCTTCCACCAGCGGTTGTGGTTCCTTTGCATTTTAAAAACTATCTAGTAGCACTGAAGCAGGATTGCTGAGCATTGTTTTAGCGAGTTCCAGTTTGTAGAGAAGTTTTTAGGGTTTGAAAAGATTCTTTAGTGATTTCAGCAACACCATGTTGTTTGTTTGCTAAGACAGATGGAAAGTAAGATTTTTCAGTTGTCAATACAGTGTCTAAATACTTGATTGACATTTTATAAGCCTTTCCTGACCCATTTTAACATGAACCAAAAGTATATGGTGCACACCATTGCATAGTTGGTCTTGCTTCTGAGGTTTAACACATGCGTACACCTTACAAGGAATCTGTAGCTTCTAACATCCGTATCTCTGTTTCCTTGCATACAGACAAATCTATGTATATGTTCACTTATTCGTTGAATCAACTTATGATGACAGATGTTCAAAGTAATAAAATCTAATTTTCTTCCTTCTCTGTCTTCTATATATTTCCCTGTTATCCTTCTCTGTTAGATCATGGTCTGCCATTGCAAGCCTTCAGAACGCCGAATGGGATGTGGGGAGGGATGCCTGAATCGGATGCTCAACGTTGAGTGTGTTCGAGGGAGTTGTCCATGTGGAGAACGTTGTTCGAATCAGCAGGTACTTGAATTTGCAAGACACTCAGTATATTGTATATTGCTTCTATTATGCAGATTGTGTGACCCTCCATTTATGTTTGCTTGCAGTTCCAGAAACGCAACTATGCTAAATTGAAGTGCTTTAAATGTGGAAAGAAGGGGTATGGCCTGCAGCTGCTTGAGGATGTCTCCAAAGGGCAGTTTCTTATTGAATATGTTGGGGAGGTGAGTTCACTATTCCACAATATTTAACAGTCTTTTAAGTCTTCTCCATGTGCTTCCTCTAAGCCTCCAAGTCCTTGATGGATTGAAGAATATTCCATAATCCATGATGGCTTTGATGCCATCAAATTCTCTTCTCTGTACTTTTATCTTTCAATCTTGGTTTTGCAATGATTTTCTCCCTGTCCAATTCTTTTAACCTACAACACTACTATTTATAACTTGTTTTATCAATCTCTCTAACCTTTTGCCTGTTCTCTTAGTCTATTGTAGATACACAATATTGTCTCGTCATCTTTAGAGTATCTTCCAATGTTAGTTTACCCTGTTACTTCATCATGCCACGGAAATGTGGAAAGCCTTTCATGTCTTATACCACATCCAAGTATCAATGTGGTTCAATTGACTTCTTACCTCACTTGTCCATGATGTGGAGACCATGTTGCTCATACTCCCTCTCACCCAGACAGTGCAATGGAACTCTGTGCCCATTTTATACCGCACTATGGTATTGTTGTAGCGTGCACCCCTATGACTAAGCATCTGGACACATTCATTATTGTGGGCATTCATCATAACTTGCCTTATTTTAAGTTGGAAGTCATCCAAACACACCTTTATCCGGTCTTGGAGGTAGAGTAGCAAAGCTAATAGGTTGTGAATTTCATAGGCAGAATTGATTTGTAACATAGTATTAGAAAACGCTAGAATTCAAAGAGTACTCGCCACCTGATCTAGAGTTTGTTTCAAATTCACTTTGTGGCTACCATCCATCTATAATTTGATGGGGTAgcaatttgataattttttaaatatctataaGTTGCTTGCATCTGTATAATTAAGCATAATTTCCCATTGCTTTTTTGATGTATAACGGGCTGTAAGTGTAACTTTTTCTAGGTGTTGGACTTGCATGCGTATGATGCAAGACAAAAGGAGTATGCCCTAAAGGGTCATAAGCATTTCTATTTCATGACACTTAATGGCAGTGAGGTATTAATGTTTGccttgtttccttttttttttttgatcagATGAAGTTGGGAATTACTCATGTATTTTCTTGTCCTTTAGAGTTCGGTTACTACCTGTTGTTTCTTGTATTTTGATTgtcatattattttgttgtaattACTGTTCAAAATGATTTGTCATGATTTCGATGGTATATTGCCGTGGCTTCTTTACTTCCGTTATTTCTTTTCGCGTACTGCTTTATACTGTTTTTTCCTTGAGTTgagggtctatcggaaacaacctctctacctccaaGGTAGGAGTAAGGTCTGCATACACTCTTCCCTTGCCACCCCAAACCCCACTTTGTAGGATTACATTGGGTaagtagttgttgttgttgttatgaaTTATCTTGGATACATATCCTGTTATTCAGTCATTTATATTCTGTGAACTATTCTTTGTATGATTTTATCTTTCTTTCACTTTCTAGTGGCTAGTGTAGATTGTAAAGGCCCATAATTGTGGCATCTTAATCTATCTGTTCTCTTCATATGTCAGGTTATAGATGCATGTGCTAAAGGGAATTTGGGACGTTTCATTAACCATAGCTGTGATCCTAATTGCTGCACAGAAAAGGTAATTGTACTTTCTACTTCACTCATTAACACTTGGTCCAAAAATTTGCTTTCATGTTCAATGAATGGcaatttcttaattaatataattaacataTGATGCATATTAAATTTTTGGAGTGTAGTCTAGGAGCCCGttgaaattagaaaattttgagaAGCCATCAGAAGATGTAAGGAAAGAAATAACTCCAACATGATCAATCAATGGTGGAGTCTGCAAGGTTGGGATCTGATTTTTAGAAGAGCTCTAAATGATTGGGAATTGAGAGTTTTAACAGAATGTTGCAGTTACTGGGACCTTTTGGTGGTACATCCGATTGCCATGACAGACTTAGATGGAAAATGAATAACAAAgggattttttaaaagtaaaatcagtTTACTAGAACCTGAATTAGAGAGGCCCTACTAAGGTGAATTGGCCTTGGAAACAAGTTTGGAAAGTAAAAATTCCAATGAAGGtgtcttgttttgttttattggtGATTAGCAAAGCATGCCTAACTGAAGTCAACTTACAAAGAAGAGGTTTTCAGATTTGTTcaagatgtcttttatgtgacCAGGAGGTTGAGAGGAATGAACACCTCTTTTTACACTGCAAAACAACTATAAATCTTTGGCGtatgttctttttttattttggggaTAAAATGGGTAATACCTAGCTCTACTCTGGGGTTTCTGAGTAGCTGGTGGAGTGTAGGGCACAGAGGAGGGGAGGGTGATTGGTGGAAGTGCATCCCTGCTTGCATCTGGTGGAGTGTGTGGAAAGAATGGAATTCCATATTTTTTGAAGGCACTAGCAGTTCTATCCATAAAATTAGGATAACTGTATTAGGCTGTTCTCTTTTTGGTGCAAACGAAGTATGTGGGAAGTAGGTgatttagttaatttaatttgcAATGTATAAGAATATAGATTTTTGGACAGTGGTCTTTTGTACTTTCTGGTTGTTTTTGTAAAGATCTCAACTAAGCACTTCTTTTATGGTGTCTTCAGTTTTGTTAATAGAAATACTTACCttcctcaaaaaaaaaaaaaaaattacagcaAAAGGTGTCTGCTCCTGTGCAAGAACTTACTAAATAACTTAGGTGCAAACATTGTGCAAAAAAAGTTCAACAGTAGTTACAAGGTGCCTGGTTGAACCAACTTTATAAGATGACCAAACAGTTGGACTTAAGAATGTGCTTAGGAGTTGAAATCCCATCAAAACATCTACAATTCCATTCCTTTCCTTCCAGATGCATCAAAAGATAGCAGCAGGTAGTAATCCATGCATAACCCTGTGATTGATTATATCAAATTTTGTGTTTGtaaatttcatcttcttttttcttttttaaatattggTTTGTTAATCGAATGAAATACCAATCCCCCCTCTTACTTGATATTTTTGGGTACTGTTGTGACTCAACTTTCTTTCACTTGCTAAACACAGTGGATGGTCAATGGAGAAGTTTGCATTGGACTCTTTGCCCTAAGGGATATCAAGAAGGTAAAGTGTCTCCTTCTGATTGTAATTTGGCTTTCAGTGTTGTACATTTTTACGGGATATTTGTTTTTACCTTTTTCATAGTTAGTGAAGTAAAAAAATGTAGTCTTCTCTCGTCTTAACGGACATTCCAGTTATATGTATGGTCAACAAACACATTAGGAGTAGTTCTGAGATCTCTAACACCTAAGCTGAGGACAGTTGCATTATAGTTCTTCTGATAGTTATTGGTTTGTTACAATGAGCATTCCAAATCACTTTTAGCAAGTCCTTTGGTGATATTTGATATGCTTCTAATTTTAGTAGCTTGCCAATGAATATATGCCATACTGCTTGTGAAGAAAATTTACTCTTACAAAAATATGATTAGCCAAAAAAGACACTGTTATGGTTTAAGATTTGCCATGTAAAGGTAGTTCATGGTTGAATTGTTGGTAGAATCTTGGTCTAGTTTTAGATGGGTCATTTAGTTGTTCTAGTCTTTAGGCCTTGAATACAGAGATGTGTTTGGGTTGCATTCCCTCTTACTTTGTTCTTGTGAAAAAGGAATTTTATGCTGAAATATATCAAGATTATGTTAATAGATATCAGTTTcaaacaaaaatgattattttaactGATAATGAGTTTCagataaaagtaaaaatcataTATCTGAGAATTTCAGTTTTCTAAGAACTTATCTGCATGGTAGTATGTAGACCCCAATTCCAGATTGGATAAGGGGCTTGTCAAAACTCTATTTAGGAATTCTTGAAGAGGTTGTAGTGGGGTACTAGCCATTCTTAGTTGTGCTCGATACATAATTATCAAGAATTATAAGAGTAACACTCCATTCTAAACTGTGGGCTAACTGGTAAAACTTTAGAATCAAGACTTGAAAGATTTTTATAATTCATTTCGAGGTTTATCCTGTTGTTTGTTGT includes:
- the LOC107018016 gene encoding histone-lysine N-methyltransferase ASHH2-like; protein product: MVQAVEHNGVLEIAQSEHKKSKTTKKGKGKGRQGKNHTGQNSQRSKGKSSIPTGPISLKVKFGSRCLMDVVPLIDDHMDKQCTTGKEFKELPNVARNFDDRLEAGLPSLQFSSCNRNLDNVYVSVSELCLSGKNISQEPVDKLLDFHHESPSQEGTSIDNRCSDSGTSPDSEVINLVPDNQIIEGEPEELNDLIPSRPSVAPGDVLSLRVYDRSKKGRKKDRLPKFASSGSKDMLSSDSMSNSQIFGPLMQGDKVQGCSCYADTSALTIGRISSGNISSTEIISGELLPCSGVPEFNISCAASKLGSGIEGNVCSSFGTESPETEFAEKVVSCHDGQNITKSERSNLSGKGTQVPNQKLSKSRESASKKKGNKEKQDNKLEVRHENNQVKSLSEVNHHPGTENEAPYGFGEVGSRNETLSGGISDLDIMRSEVSQPYLQPRNAWVQCDDCQKWRRIASVLADKIEETNCKWTCKDNLDRDLADCSIAQEKSNSEINAELEISDASGEEDVVRTRLNSNRSGQKKAPVSLQSSWTLIKRNSFLHRSRKSQTIDEIMVCHCKPSERRMGCGEGCLNRMLNVECVRGSCPCGERCSNQQFQKRNYAKLKCFKCGKKGYGLQLLEDVSKGQFLIEYVGEVLDLHAYDARQKEYALKGHKHFYFMTLNGSEVIDACAKGNLGRFINHSCDPNCCTEKWMVNGEVCIGLFALRDIKKGEEVTFDYNYVRVFGAAAKKCVCGSPRCLGYIGGDLQNAEVIVQADSDDDYPEPVVLCEDGDMGDELNKILSARSSFDVTEIRTPGETPKNKYKLDEPFTGNLENTTHTQNIMKQENSNMDNSVAAFGLKIKEESNKSHNESPSLSLKKKESSEAMEGLESLLHSSVRPVGNSLQSEDITAKTISEVKRECLDAVKISSALPSPNAMLSKSLRKKSGNGEASDESLKSSRRSSSVKKGKSKNSAVNMTSAPDVNNKLQIPQPKFKKPTHDSANGRFEAVEEKLNELLDHDGGISKRRDASRCYLKLLLLTAASGDNCNGEAIQSNRDLSMILDALLKTKSRTVLVDIIDKNGLQMLHNIMKRSQREFNKIPILRKLLKVLEYLAARGILSHEHINGGPSRPGVESFRVSILGLTEHIDKQVHQIARNFRDRWIRRPLRKSSCIDRDDSQIDLRPSPRYNRCSPLQDHCGVKPSETEECTSHLMVESTRIDAGVLDGSSTSCVDGATNGARKRKRKSRWDQEAELDVDQRIETNAVDDRTQDIDDAPPGFSIPKKASRISCGASSSADCSLQEPSCKKHPHPVVTGHLQQRFISRLPVSYGIPLSKVQQFGSPQKERYDAWVVAPGVPFHPFPPLPTYPHDRRDPISPADNAAGIFSEPPQNPQHGQSTHNPPRLSGASLRKIL